Proteins encoded together in one Astatotilapia calliptera chromosome 7, fAstCal1.2, whole genome shotgun sequence window:
- the prickle1a gene encoding prickle-like protein 1a: MSLVSAAGLVAGFQGGARKRDFMMEQKISKLTSGFQRSSTSDDDSGCALEEYAWVPPGLRPEQVQLYFSCLPEDKIPYVNSPGEKFRIKQLLYQLPPHDNEVRYCQSLSEEEKKELHMFSVQRKKEALGRGTVKLLPRNFLNSICDHCGENINGGEMAVFASRASAGLCWHPSCFVCSTCRELLVDLIYFYHDGKIHCGRHHAELLKPRCSACDEIIFADECTEAEGRHWHMKHFSCFECETILGGQRYIMKDGRPYCCGCFESLYAEYCEACGEHIGVDHAQMTYDGLHWHATESCFSCAHCKTSLLGSPFLPYQGRIYCSKACSLGEDVHASDSSDSAFQSARSRESRRSVRIGKSSRSADQCRQSLLFSPSVNYKFPGLSGNADDTLTNKLAHMNLSDEHFWRGRGDENEAPDDQEEEWAEHEDYMTQLLLKFGEQGVFQQASDSRPTDFWIAEKDTKSKQVSSKAGSNGGGGRGSLASKKYQADMYWAQSQDGLGDSAYGSHPGPASSRKIQELELDHGAGGGFQGEEPQWYTDSLECITDEFKKTDQNVRDSMDSLALSNITGTSVDGDNKERSMVYSLQGFHELETEDCEKTSNMGTLNSSMLHRSANSLKSLASEQEEVEKVLAEAPQEDRPKPHVPALRRTRSQSRPQQVKFSDDVVDNGYYGDIQVRQPPMSERTRRRVYHFEEQGQDLHSGRQQHHHRRRRSRKSRSDNALNLLPKERPQMCNKADRRGNALGSKGHQPFHGHPHSAAMPDYRLQGQAMGRFLGLYDDDDDWCSTCSSSSSDSEEEGFFLGQPIPQPRPHRHYYTDDLPSSVAGMSSAPYGQWTKSKKKKGHKGKNCIIS; the protein is encoded by the exons ATGAGCCTGGTGAGTGCAGCGGGGCTGGTGGCTGGCTTCCAGGGTGGGGCACGCAAGCGAGATTTCATGATGGAGCAGAAAATCAGTAAACTGACATCTGGCTTCCAGCGGAGCTCAACCTCTGATGACGACTCAGGCTGTGCACTGGAGGAGTATGCGTGGGTGCCACCTGGCCTGAGACCTGAACAG GTCCAGCTATATTTTTCGTGTCTGCCTGAGGACAAGATCCCATATGTCAACAGCCCAGGAGAGAAGTTCAGAATCAAGCAGCTCCTCTACCAACTCCCACCACATGATAATGAG GTGCGTTATTGCCAGTCCCTGagtgaggaggagaagaaggagcTGCACATGTTCAGTGTTCAGAGGAAGAAGGAAGCATTGGGGAGGGGCACAGTAAAACTGCTGCCTCGCAATTTTCTGAACAGCATTTGTGATCAT TGCGGCGAAAACATCAACGGTGGAGAAATGGCCGTGTTTGCTTCAAGGGCGAGCGCTGGGCTGTGCTGGCACCCATCCTGCTTTGTCTGCTCCACATGTAGGGAACTCCTCGTGGATTTGATCTACTTCTACCATGATGGAAAGATCCACTGCGGGAGGCACCATGCTGAGCTGCTGAAACCACGATGCTCAGCCTGTGATGAG ATTATCTTTGCTGATGAGTGTACTGAGGCGGAGGGGCGCCACTGGCACATGAAACACTTCTCCTGTTTTGAATGTGAGACAATTCTCGGAGGTCAGCGTTATATCATGAAGGACGGCAGACCGTACTGTTGTGGCTGCTTTGAGTCTCTCTATGCAGAGTACTGTGAGGCTTGTGGAGAACACATTG GTGTTGATCATGCTCAGATGACCTATGATGGGCTCCACTGGCATGCCACTGAGAGCTGCTTTAGCTGTGCCCACTGTAAGACCTCGCTACTGGGTAGTCCTTTTCTGCCATACCAGGGTCGTATTTACTGCTCCAAAGCCTGCAGTCTCGGGGAAGATGTGCATGCTTCCGATTCCTCTGACTCTGCCTTCCAGTCGGCGCGCTCACGTGAATCCCGCCGGAGTGTGCGCATCGGCAAAAGCAGTCGTTCAGCTGACCAGTGCCGGCAGTCACTCCTGTTCTCACCCTCTGTTAACTATAAGTTCCCTGGCTTGAGTGGGAATGCTGATGACACCCTGACCAACAAGCTTGCCCATATGAACTTATCAGATGAACACTTCTGGAGAGGCCGCGGTGATGAGAATGAGGCACCTGACGACCAGGAGGAAGAGTGGGCTGAGCACGAAGACTACATGACTCAGCTATTGTTAAAGTTTGGGGAACAAGGGGTTTTCCAGCAAGCCAGCGACTCTAGACCTACAGATTTCTGGATTGCAGAAAAGGACACCAAGTCAAAGCAGGTATCCTCAAAAGCTGGGAGTAATGGTGGGGGAGGAAGGGGAAGCCTTGCCAGCAAGAAGTACCAAGCTGACATGTACTGGGCACAATCACAGGATGGGCTAGGAGATTCTGCCTATGGTAGCCATCCAGGTCCAGCAAGCAGCAGAAAAATCCAGGAGTTGGAGCTGGATCATGGGGCTGGAGGAGGTTTTCAGGGAGAGGAGCCACAATGGTACACCGACTCTTTGGAGTGTATCACCGATGAATTTAAGAAGACAGACCAGAATGTCCGAGACTCTATGGACTCACTTGCTCTTTCCAATATTACTG gAACCTCAGTAGATGGTGATAATAAAGAAAGGTCTATGGTATATTCCCTGCAAGGTTTCCATGAACTGGAAACAGAAGACTGTGAGAAAACCAGTAATATGGGAACGCTCAACTCTTCTATGTTACACAGAAGTGCAAATTCCCTAAAAAGTCTTGCATCtgagcaggaggaggtggagaaagTTCTAGCAGAAGCACCCCAGGAGGACAGACCCAAACCTCATGTCCCTGCCCTCAGAAGGACACGTTCACAGTCTAGGCCGCAGCAAGTCAAATTCTCGGATGATGTTGTGGACAATGGTTATTATGGTGACATTCAAGTGCGGCAGCCACCTATGAGTGAACGGACTCGGAGGAGAGTGTACCACTTTGAAGAACAAGGCCAGGACCTTCACTCTGGTCGCCAACAGCACCACCATAGGAGGCGTCGCAGCCGCAAATCCCGGTCTGACAATGCTTTAAACCTTTTGCCTAAGGAAAGGCCCCAGATGTGCAACAAAGCGGACCGCAGAGGGAATGCCCTCGGTTCCAAGGGGCACCAACCATTCCACGGTCACCCCCATTCTGCTGCCATGCCCGACTACAGGTTACAGGGCCAAGCAATGGGAAGGTTCTTGGGTctatatgatgatgatgatgactggTGTTCTACAtgctcatcttcctcctctgatTCTGAGGAGGAAGGTTTTTTCCTGGGTCAGCCCATCCCTCAGCCCAGGCCGCACAGACACTATTACACTGATGACTTGCCAAGCTCTGTAGCAGGCATGTCCTCTGCTCCTTATGGCCAATGGACtaaatccaaaaagaaaaaaggccacAAAGGGAAAAACTGTATAATTTCATAG